GATTTTCTCACGGTAAACATACTAATAATAACAACGATTCAGTTCCAAACAAATGACGTTAAAATTTAAGTCTATAAGTGTCATTACTTGGATGTACGACAAATAATTTGTGTCAGTTAAGCATTCTAACTTACAAAATGATCACATAAGCACCTCCAAAGATCAAAATATATGTGTAATGTAGCGTCGGGGATCCATGGGACACAATAGGGACGAGTTGGACTATATAATTGTCAGTTGAGACCAAGTTAATGTGTCTAGATGTGCACCCTCAATATTAAAGTGACTGAATTAtcaacaaaatttcaagtttggtCAATGACAAGAGTCATGAATCCAATATTACACCATCCCCATAATATAGATTTATCATCTACTTAACCGAGAACATTCGTTGCTCGAACTCTTTAAAAATTCATAGCTTTTGAAGGACAATAAGTTTTAAGAGTTCGAGCGACATAGCTAAACTTAATTATTAACAACATATTCAAATTTGTTCAATGACAAAAGTAGTCATTGAATCCAACACTAAAAGCCCTTTATAGCTTTTACATAACAAAAGGCTCTCCAAGTAAAAATGTCTTCATAACTTTATCTCCCATTCCTTCAGCCCATGGGAACATATGACCTCCACCTTTCATTTCATGATAGTGAATCCATGGTAGTTTCTTCGCGATGAATCGTTGTAGAATGACAGGTACATGTCCGTCTTCATCACCTTGCCAGATGTGAACGGAGCCTTCCCCGTTAGGGAATGGGTTCTCTAGTTCCATTGGATCAAACTCCCATGTCCCGAACCCTATCATTATGTCGCGATGGATGGACTCGTACTCCCCTTGCTGTCTTACCATGTCCTAACCTCAAATCAGAAAAACAGAACAGAACTCAGAGTTCGGAAATGTTAAAAGAACAGAATCCACACGTATCATTATGGAATCAAGTTATATACACTGACAGTGTAAATGAATTTTTTCCACTATCTTTATATATGACCATATCAAACTTGATACGAAGAGTTGCCTATTGTTGCCCGGTGATATAGAAACATCTATACCGACAATGCATATAACTTAAACTCTATCGTTGTTTaacctaaaatattgacattccATTACTCTGATGACACATAAATCTGTTCTTATTTTTCACACATTGTTAGAATCCGCCACTAAAATAAGGACATGCTAAATAGCTAAACGAGTACTCACCCGATATTTACTCTGATACGAATCAAAGATAGGCATTAGAACTCTGTCTTGCTCGAACAGAATATCCTCACTGAACGTTGCAACGCTGGAAGAAGGAAACAATCTTTGAGTGTTCCACCAGTAAGTCAGCCATGGTAAGTAGTGTGCAATCCGCAACGTCCATTGATCCTGCACGAGCTGTTCGTAGTACGCTTGTTTAGTCAAGTTTGCAGGGAAACTACCCCACCAGTAGTTAGTCACTGGTGTTAGAAGAATTGCTCCAGCCAATCTGTTAACACATTTCAAATGTCACAAGTAAATATGAAACTTATACACACCTGAGAATCGAAGGTCACCTAAAAGATAACTACGATAGATTAACACACACTAATAATACTATAAAAGTCATTTTCATCGTCAGTGTCTATAAGTTAAATCCAAAGAACTAAAACGATTTGTAAGATGACTTCTTCTCATTCGCTTAAGCATTGGTAGACAAAGTTACTCGTATCTGTGCTGGTGGGAGGTAACAAGTACCTTGTTAAATAGTCGAGGTGCGAGGAAACTAACGATACGATACCTGTGAGGAATATACTTGAGAAGGCCCCAAACAGCTTGTCCACCCATAGAAAATCCTATAACATAAAATTTAGGTCCCAATTCCAATTGATCAACTAATTCTTCAATATCAAGAGCTAAGGTCTTAGGTGTTCTTTTTGGATGAGGATCACTTTCACCATAACCAGGTCTATCAATTGACACAATATAGATTCCCAAACTTTGCATAACCTCCTGCAaccataaataaaatttcattaattacaTCCACAAATATATTCGAGTGGTGGTAACTGGTAAGTATTGCTACATTCTTAATCAGAAATCTTGTTCAAATTAATCAAGCTACAAAATGCGTATTGGACACTAAGTGGGgaccaaaaagaaaagtaaaaacaatcaATTAGTCGAACTGCAAAATGAGTGTTGGATACTAAGTTGGGAACCAAAAAAGAATACTAAAAACAATCTTTTAAAGTATTCTTTCCATCGTTAACCAGAGATCTAGGGTTCGAACTTTAGAAATAGAGTCGCGTTCAGTCAAGTCTTAAAAAGTGGGACTTCCCTACATCATGAATTCGGATTAGTCTCAGGCTCCAACGAGTGTCAGACACCAGTTGAGAAACTAAAAAGAATACTCAAAACAACCTTAAAAAGTATCCACCCATCTTTAACCAGATATCTTAGGCTCACGCTCTAAAAACGGAGTTGCACTTGTTGAAAAGCCATAAAAGTGAAACTTCctaacacaaatttaaattagtcagagccgaaacaacaaaaaataaaaaagaatacttAAATAAAAGAATCCCCCTCATCTTGTGATTCGAGCTATGAAAATAAAGTCTATCTTTGGTCAAAAGCCTTAATACTAGTTAGACTTCAAAACAGATACCGTCTAACGCAATAAAACAATTCAAAAAAGGGGATAAAAGGAAACAAAGTGAAGATGATACATACAGGAGAAATAGTTGTGAGCAAAGCAACATCATGTCTAACACAATCAAAGCCATGAATGAATACAAATTTGTGTTTTGCTTCATCTCTAGGAACACCATTTTCTTTATAAGCCAAATATCTCCCATCAGAAAGCTTAATTCTTGGTGCTGTAATTAAAGGTCCATTTGGTGAACCACAAATCTTTGGTGATGGTGGAATAATTGCCCTATAAATTAGTGCCAATATCACAATACCAAAAATTGCTAtcatttttatcatcattcccaaaaaaaaaaatggaaagattttcaagaaaatcttaaccaaaataccctttaaaaatattgatatttaagttgaaagaagaaatcttatctaactttaaataaaaagtGGTTGAACAATTCAAGAACACAAAGTAAATAtccaataaaaagaaaatgagaagagATATGAAGTTGATGGTCACAATTGAATTATTTGCTGCATAGTATAGAGCAGTGATTTGCTAATATCATTACTTCCTCTGCTATATATATAGGTATATTCAGAGCCAGTATTTTCAACAAAGAGTTCAAATTTGTAAAAGTAAAACAAGTTGAAGGGGGTTCGAGAGTACAAGGTGGCTCCGTCAATGTGTCTAcctcatttaaaaaaaaattaataagaaaaataaatatatcaaataatttatttattttttatttggcgTCTGATATGAGCATTGAAATCCAACTAATTAAGATTTATATACTTCAAGACTCATTTCTACGGACGACGCTTCCAgaaagatcttttttttttcatttataaagGTTTGAATTCGGGACTTTTAATTAAGAATGGAAAGATCTTAACCATACCACCATGACGAGTGttgataaaaacatatataatccttcttttcaatttatttggtCTATTTTAACTTTGCAcgaaaagtaaaaattaatactttttgAATCTTATagtttataattgaaaataactaaaatatcttttaatattatgctattaaatatatgaggtataaaataaaaaaattatttaaaaaaaaagaaatgataacAGTTCTATTATTGAACATCAATTGTTGAGGTAGGTAAGCTTTAGATGGACCCTAACAAGAAATAAGGGAGGTCACTAGTAATCTTTCcgtgaaaataaaaatttattcgcactcaatattttatattaaatgattattattaaaaaaaattattcacacttaatattttatattaaataattataaattaggataaattctatatttaatcAACTATATTTTGTATACCATGTCTCTTCTTGCACACCAATGCTAATATGTAAACATCATCATTGCCAAAAATAGTTGAACACTAAAAGAGTAGGTGGAAAATCAAGTTAAGttactataatatttttcatattaataaggTAATTTAAAGTATatagtttataaaattttaagtttgtttgaTTTACATAAACAAGATATTTTAAGatgtgtatataaaaaaaattcctaaaataaaataaagtcacAATGATGTTGTACTTAACTATTCATATATGTGTGTTGAATTAGCTATGTATTGCTTTATCTCTTTTCACCTTATCGATACTGAATCGATTTGAATATATCATTATAAGAAGtaataaattgatatttaaaattactcaaaaaatttaagatgaataaatgaaattacttttaattagaaatcttcgattcaaactttaaaaacaacaaaatccgAATGAAAAAATCTAacttatcttttaaaattttatataaatttgaattgatcatatcaataaaaaaatttaaaaatgaagtGACACAATAACTATAATAAAGTATTATAGTATATGATTTTATAAGAAAGTGATTGGTGGGGTCACTAATATTCTTGCTTTGCTTTGAGGAAAATTCcactaagaatgacaaaactaatttaatttgtttggtGTGCTGATAAAGAAGATGGACATCACCTAATTATACACACTTGTACctacttaataataataataataataataataatatatatatatattaatattttaattttgttaaagaaatcaaattaaatatgaaaaaattgttaatattttttttttaagtaggGGGACAATTTATTTGGAAtagtaatatataataataatattgtgttACAAATTAACAAAATGAGATCcaaaacttaacaaattttgaTTCTCAAATACGTACTAGCAAAGCTCCAACTCGGGCAATGACACCAAAaggattttaaataaataaaatcggaatatgaatgaaatataatgaaatagaaaaaaataatgaaggcAAATTGCAGGTGATAAGCTAGGAAAATGGTTGTTTTGTATCTGAATTTTCATCAACTATTTGTCAGTGCACACGTATATAATTGtttgaatttcatatatatCTAAACTTTTTTATACGAAAAgggtataaaaatattttatgtttatataagaTTCAATTCAAATTGTATCCTAATAGGTGTGATGTCGATAACCTATTTGATACTTGCAAATACTAGCTTCGTTCTATTTTATGTGAAAGTAACTATCTGGAAAATCGAATAACTTTTTTTTGCTATAATTTTCTCAAgctttttaacattttgaaatCGTTAGtatgtttgatatttatattaacttttacccaattttcaagtatatataaattaatttatagttctaattaaatatttcaatttttatacatattttacaCTCCTTCACCCAAATTAGAACAAATGAAAAAACTATTAGCATGAcacaaatcataatttatataaatcacacaaatataattttattgttatttcaaaACTACTCCAAACGATATATCATTTTTTCAGAagaattaaagtaaaaaaaagccATCAAAATGAAGAGTGCCACAAAGccaaaattaaagaaagttaTTGACACATTTAAGCAAAGAGCTTTCGGTgtcatttattatattttaaatcgTCTATGGAAAAATTTTCGACTTTATCGCTATTATTAGATaataatttacataatttatttttttaaaataatatatcttatatttcaatcttaattgatattttccacaatttaaatttattttcgatattattattgtaaaatttattttacttctttaaATATCGATAtcgtttaaaaaaataacatgtcCACTTCATATAACTTCGATGACTtaataatctaaaaataaaataacttatatttaaataatttatatagcATACGCTcgttttttttctgaaaaaaaaatactagcgCCATCACTGTAGTTGTTTGTTAAATTGAGCTACCattattacaaatattttaaatggaaaaaagttgatgttgtgaattccaagtaattaatattaataattatgttttactTTGTGAGTTAGCCTTAATCCTTACGTACTTATATATAAAGCTATATATAACATGCACAATTCTATATgtactttaatatatattaattcaattctttatgtattttctttgtcattttttcCAAGTTTTATGACTTTTGACACtataaaattgtattaattagTCAATAAAACCTGCTGGCgtgaaaacaaaagaaaaagttaaaaaaaaatcttaaattattgtgatttgaataatataatatttagtttttaaattaGCCGTTTAATATTGTGCGtgtgaataaattaaaaaaaagtcacttATTAAGtgtgaataatatttttaggaaTACGGTACAAGTATCCCTACATCAAAATTTCAGACACACATCTAAACTTAATTTGGGTCATTCTATCCCTTgaactcaatttttttcatattttatgcAATTTTTGTGCTGACGCGATACTTTCAATCACCCAAATTTATTGTGTTTGTACACACTTACTTGCACGTGtgtaaatattcattttttcaatttctacttttttttaaaaaaaatattcctattttctttatcttgtatttaaattaagttaatatatatttttatacattgtATCGGAACTTTTTTCTTTGCCTTCATTCATTgtgttttatcttttatttctctattgattttatttattctttttattttttttatctttcgttttgatttaatttaaaatttaattccaTATATCTTGTACATAAAATAAGTGGGGATTCCAAACAGatgtcaaaataaatgaaaatttttaaaaaaaaaataaaaacattaaaattaaaggtcacttttatttattttttttttaaaataattaaaagtgacaaagataataaattaattaaaagagtgtatataaattaattaaaagagtgTATAGTGAGATACAAATTATAATAAGTATTTTacaaagaagaataaaaatagtcaactctatatataagttttaacaTCAGTAAATATGTATAGTAACTAATTTGATAGTGTGAAGTCATTTGATGAAGACAATGTAAGTTTGTcttagagagaaaaatataagTGACATTAAGAGTACATTTTAGATGTTTTGACCATAATAATTGATATCAGAGTCAGTCATTCAACAAGATAAGTATAATAatgtcaaaataatattttggggCTTGACTCGCCAACTTATGAAATGGTTGACTATCTTAACATATAGCTTTGCgacatatatataagaaaaaagtcacacaaaatatttttaacacgAAATTATGTTACACAATTACGCTATTATTACATGGTATTTTTGGGCACAAAATTATTACGTTACGTTATGTGATTAGCTACGTTTGAAAGAGATTATTACATTACATTTTTGGGGACAATCtttatataatgaaaatgaagtgTAGAAAATTCATTGAATCTTTTTATGTTggacaaaaaataattcatggAATCTAATCATATAATACCTTGAAAATGAAAGGGTTGAAATAGAAAGGCACATGAATATTCCTTTCAAACGTAACTTTTGATAATCATTCAATATtcgaaatttataattttgtgtaacaatttttttattaagagaAATTGCTttatatcataattatataCAATGTGAATgagatattttatcataatttttaattttactaatgaaaatatctcaaatttaaacataaaatatctaattaattgaCTTGAGTTGAGATTTTATAAACTTACTCAATAATTCAGATAAACTTTAATGTTTATCAACTTACACGGTCAATTATGTCATCATTAATAGCGATTGCActatacatttaaaatataataaataggGAAATTTAGCTAATTagtcaaaaaaatcaatttatttagtgataatatccatactttaataatattagtaaacatgtcaaaaatgtcattattttaaaaataaataattattttgatattattaatattttctctctcattaTCTACaccttttttctctctcatataTTACACATTTtcctatatttatgtaattggataaatattaatgtcattttaatttttctctttcttttcttaatcaatttctctctcttactttcttCCTAATCAAATCCCCAGATTTTTCTTACtcttcttttcaatttctctctctaacattcttccaaatcaatttCACAGattttcaattcaatatattaatattttttattattctcatTTAATTTCGTTGGCAggatttgatttgaaaattaacattgatttgggtattatgtttttcagatttcttatttatttacttactgattttagtgttttttttaattttctttgttttgttgttgttcttaaaacattttttagggTTTGAGACTACATAATTCTCTCTTCAATGGACGTTTTCaagagagttactagaggtattGGACAAATTAATCAAAGTTCTTCcgatttttcatcatttaatttttttttcgcTCAAGAATTAAATAACAATGTAGGTTCCGCTTCTAAATCTAAGGAGGATATACGACGGGGAAAAGTGTCTGAATCCGTCGATGTGCAAAATCCCACACAAATTCATAgccatgaagttgaagaagaccaatttgttggagaagaggtatttttttttttgcatgttttgtgtcttgcatgtttagtttaatttgtttagtaatttttaagattcaaaaaaattcatgttacaatgcgtttggaagtgtatatggaatttttattatgttatagttagtatttatttttgtatttcatatatttattgtattttgtgttctgtttttttttttgtgtgtgttagttatgtcaatgtaacacattatatgagtttgattgtatatatttcataattttaatattttttgtattcatagatttggaagtgtatattgagttttgttgttattttagtcagtatgtatttttgtatttcattgttttattgtattttgtatccatagatttgtaattgtatttcatatatttaattcattttgtattatgtttttttttgtgatagttatgtcaatgtaccatatttagtatttatttttgtatttcatagttttattgttttttgtattcataaatttgaaagtatatattgaattttgatactgttttagtcagtatgtatttttacaattaatagttgtatttattcaaaaattatgttgcattgtttctgaatttgacatttttttctaatttgtatttatttaaaggaatgtcaactagttatgtattttatttaagaatgagtacaccaagtattcaattatttctttttaattttatatttcattcactttttcatcatactaatttttgtattttatatattattatataaaattctaaataaaaactagaataaataaaaatacaaatacatattgaaatgaatacatacaagatttttgaagaaaaaaataactatatagggaaaaaatatatgaatacaaatatatttcttaaatgact
The nucleotide sequence above comes from Solanum pennellii chromosome 9, SPENNV200. Encoded proteins:
- the LOC107031076 gene encoding uncharacterized protein LOC107031076 isoform X3 — encoded protein: MMIKMIAIFGIVILALIYRAIIPPSPKICGSPNGPLITAPRIKLSDGRYLAYKENGVPRDEAKHKFVFIHGFDCVRHDVALLTTISPEVMQSLGIYIVSIDRPGYGESDPHPKRTPKTLALDIEELVDQLELGPKFYVIGFSMGGQAVWGLLKYIPHRLAGAILLTPVTNYWWGSFPANLTKQAYYEQLVQDQWTLRIAHYLPWLTYWWNTQRLFPSSSVATFSEDILFEQDRVLMPIFDSYQSKYRDMVRQQGEYESIHRDIMIGFGTWEFDPMELENPFPNGEGSVHIWQGDEDGHVPVILQRFIAKKLPWIHYHEGPPVTSPRIKLSDGRYLAYKEHGIPRDQAKHKIVFIHGYDSNRHDAVVATGLSPEVIENLGVYIVSIDRPGYGESDPNPKRTVKSLAFDVQELADQLGLGSKFYVIGFSMGGQAVWTLLKYIPHRLAGAALLAPVTNYWWSNFPANLSKEAFNQQLPQDIWNLRVAHYLPWLTYSWNTQKFFPACSAAAYNPGALSSQDLELMPKYRANRDLYAQVRQQGLHESLYRDLMIGFGTWEFDPMDLKNPFPNKEGSVQLWQGDEDKLVPVTLQRYIAQRQPWIQYHEIAGAGHMFPVLDGMADKIVKALLIGEKNMT